The Rhodospirillaceae bacterium region GTAATCAATCCCGGTATCGACGACGCCAACAACGACACCATTGCCTTGGTAGTCGTCCCAAACAGTCGTTACGTTGACATCAACGCCGGGATAAGAGGTATTGACCAGATGCCACTGCGATCCAAAGCCGGAATCACCAGGAATCACCTGCGGCGTAATGACGTAGGTGAACCCTTCAGACTCTTGATCCTGCTTAATGTCTACCACAAGCTTCCAATCACGGTATCGTCGCGCCTAACGTGTGCATGCCAATCGTTTAAAGGCGGTCACACTTAAGCTAACGATGTAGCTCCCCCCTTTCAAAACACCTATAGGGTCAAAACACCCATTTGATTAGGTTACCTATGAAAGGATTTAACGGCGTATTTATGGCAGAAATGGAAAAATTTAGGTATGACGCCGGTCACAGCTAAATTTTTTGAAGGTATATTGCGACGTCCACCTGGAAAATATAGCACAAAATGCCCTAATTCTCAGGATACTATCTAGAATTTTAAGCCCTAATATTGGGGAAACGTCGAATTTTGGCCTAAATCGCAGGAAATGGCGCCTAAAACGAACGCAATCGTCAAACAAAGGAACCAATGTCTTGCAGATGCACGAAGATCGCCCCGCTAAAGAAAATGAACCGATAGCTGTTCTTGACACCGGCTTACCCTGCTTGGTGTTGCCCGCGCATTTCCTGGAATATCCTTCGAGCCTTCAATAAATCGCGCACCAATTCGGCATCATAGTCATGACGGAGAACGCTGCCAAATTGGCGCTAAATACCGTTTCGTATGGATTGTCCGCCAAACCAATAATTGAACAATATTTAATATCTGGAGCTATCTTTTGGCTGGTCTAGGCCTCAAAATTAGACGAAGGTGAAGAACATAAATTTGGTGCCAATTGCCTATTCTCTTGCGGATGATGTGCCCAAAACCTTAGGGGAAAACTTTTACGTTGAATAGAATTTAGATGAGCTAATATACCCGGTCATGAAAAAAACAATCAGCATCATTACCCCCTGTTACAACGAAGAAGAATGCATTCGCGACTGCTATGAAGCAGTGCAAGAGATTCATCAAGAGCACTTAGCCAATTATGATCTCGAACATATTTTTTGCGACAACGCATCGACTGATGGCACGGTTGATATTCTGCGTGAGATGGCTACGGAGAACCCCCAGGTCAAACTAATTTTGAACGCCCGCAATTTCGGCCCCATGCGATCACACTTCAACGGTGTCAGAAGTGCTACCGGCGATCTGATCTTAATATTTTTGCCTGCGGATTTGCAGGACCCACCCGAACTTTTGCCCGAATTTGTAAAGTTATGGGAGCAAGGCTACGAAATTGTCTATGGCGTTCGGGCTGAACGGGAAGAAGGCGCGGGCATGATATTCGTGCGTAAGCTTTACTACCAGATTATGACCAAAATTTCCTACTTTGATATGCCCCCCGATGTGGGCGAGTTTCAGCTCGTCGATAAGAAGGTATTGGACGTTATCCGGGAATTCGATGACGCCTACCCGTTTACCCGGGCGATGACTTTTGAATGCGGCTTCAAGCAGGTGGCGGTTCCTTATACATGGAAGGAACGGCGTAAAGGAATATCAAAGAACCGTCTGCTCAGTCTCGTTGACCAAGGTCTAAATGGTCTCATTTCTTTTAGTACAGTGCCAATGCGACTCGCCTTAGCATCAGGAATTGTTATTTCAGCCCTTAGCATCCTATTCGCAATCGTAAACACGATTGCGTATTTTGCCATGGATCATGACATTCCACGCGGCAACATGCTGATAATCACCGGTCTGTTTTTCTTCGCCGGCGTTCAGTTATTTTTTATAGGATTTCTTGGGGAGTATGTTCTTGCGATCTACAATCAGGTTCGCAAGCGCCCCTTGGTCGTCGAACGTGAGCGCGTGAACTTTACAGATTAAGCAGCGGCCAAGGATTCGGGGTCTAGTCCATAGGCCGCAAGCCGTTGGCTCCAATAAGGGGAAGCAGCGACTTGATTGTGCAGTCGTTCCAGGGTGGCAGGGCTTGCTTGGCCGGCAGCATTTTTCTCCATCAACGCCAAGAAATAAAGCCCGAAGCCGTGCTCCGGCGAAACAATGTCGACCAAGTTGGTGAGCATTTTCCGTTGTTGTTCTAACTTTAGCGGACGCTTCTCATTGAACAGGCGATGAAAGTTCATCTTATAGTTCATGTAGAACCAAATATCGGTGATCTGCTCGCCATCAGGAATTTCATCTGCGGCCAGAGAATCAAACATCTCTCTGAACTCTTCTGGCGAAGTCTGTAGCTTATTTTGCTTTTCGTTGACCTTGCCATAACTGCCAAGCGCCATACGGACTTCGCTTTTATTGGTATTGCTGATGAGACCCTGCTCATTCATCGATTCATAAATGGGTGTATTCGGTAGGGGCTGAAGAATGGAAATTCGATACCAATCCAGGTCCATTTCAGCCGAGACCGACATGGTGTCGCGAATCATTGAAATATTCTCATTCGGGAAGCCGATGATGATGTACGCCGACGAGTATAGATCTGGAAATTTGCGAAGAACTTCTGCCGCTCGGAGGAAAGTTTCAGGCGTTCCTGGTTTCTTTACCTCTTTGAGAATTTGCCGGTTCCCGGATTCCATGCCGATGTGCAGTGCAATGCAGCCGCTTTCGACTGCCGCCGAAATCACCTCTTCCGTACAAGAGGAAGCGATAACACCATTTGATGCGTCCCACGTCAGCGTCAAGCCCCGCCGAACCATTTCATTATAAAGGCTGATGGCGCGTCTGTGGTCCTTAAAGGCGTCATCATCAAGCAGCATGACGTGGCCAATACCGTGGTCATTTTGAAGCCGCTCAAACTCATCGACCACAGAACTGATTGAGCGGTGACGCACACCAACGCCGTTGAAATTACGGACACTACAAAACGTACATTGGGCGCGGCAGCCGCGGTTGGTTAAAACTGTGGCCAGCCGTGTGTCCCGGTCTTTCAGGAAATAGAATGAGCCAATTGTGCCGTAGCGTGCAGATTCAGATACGTTCATCAAGTCTAGTGCAGGAATGACGTCCATTTCTTCTGCGCTCGGGACGACGGCCCCATCTGCATACAATTTTTCACCGCCATCATTGAATATGACTTGGGCTAGATTTTCCGCACCCAAATCTTTTCGAACGACGTTTACGAAGCGCCGAATTGCGAGGTCGCCTTCACGCATGAACGCGATATCAGCTGATGGAATATCACCCATCACGCGCTCAACGTCGTTGCTGACGTGGACGCCACCGATCGCAACGGGAATATCATGCCCCGCAGCCCGTTCGCATACTTGGCCGAACACATTGTGGGTCATTGTGAACATGCACGAAACACCGATCATGTCGGGTTTGAAGTCGGCGATGGCGCTATCTAGTTGGTGTTGCCAGACAGAATTAAAATCGAAATCGTCGGCAGATTCCGCTTCACAGGCCGCCCGTAGAACCAAGTTGTTCAGATTACAAATTCTAACGTCGATATTGGCTTGCCGCAGGTTTTCAGCAATGACCCCCAGACCATAAGGCGCAAAGTTGGTATTGCGACCCCGGTGCGCTGTTTCAAAGCGAAAAACTTCGCTGTCGGCGTCCGGCGGGTTGACCAAAAGCACGCGGTCGATCTTGCGGGTTGGAAAATGAACATCCAGAAATGCATCAAACCTTTCTGGACTGGTACCTTCGAGAATTCTATTGGCCTCAGCCATTTAATTTTCCTACCCACTCGAGCTTCAAAAAACCGCTTTGATGAGGATGATATGACCCAAATCATTCGACACCGAAGGTATTACTAACCTTCATTAACCTTTAAAACTACAAAAACTTAGCGCCGACTTTCAAAGACTCATCCACAATTCTATCAAGTTGGGCACACCTAATCCGAAATACTAGACCGCACAGTGAGATTTTTCCGATCAAAATCAACGAAGCGATTGGCATCGTTGAATTCTTCGTCGCTCAGATAGGGTGTCTGATCGTGGATCAGGTGGCCGATTTCCAGTTTGGGTTCAATCGGGGTATCTCGGTGTAGGGTCACATCGATAATATGCGCACCATCGGCGTATAGAATCTCGCGGGTTAGATCCTTTAAATCATCTATGCGGTGGTAACTTTGGCTGTAACCTTCCGCGATGCTGGCAAATTTTGGCAGGCCGTAACCACTTTCCGGGAGCGCACCTTCGTTGCGTTCGTCCATATAAATATCTTGGAACTGTTTCACAATTCCGTAGCCATAGTTATTGAGAATTATCACGGTAATGGGAAGATTGTACTGAGAGATCGTCTGCAGTTCCTGGATATTATTTTGAAACCCGCCGTCGCCGATGAAACAGAAAATACGTTCACCAGGCTGAGAAAATGCGGCCCCAATAGAGGCTGATAAAGCGTACGAGATCGGCGCGCAGCCACCATTGGAGAAGATCGTGTGCTTCTTACGTAAGAAAGACAGGAAGAACCAACAGGTGGTTGCGCCGCAATCAACCAAAACAGTCGCGTCTTCATTTACCAGGCGATTAACTTGGCGAATCGCTTCATAAGGCGAAATGGTGTCATGGTCCTTGGCGAATTGGCTGGTGTCTTTATCAAAATATTTTTCTTTTTGGATGCCAACGTAATCCTGCCATGCCTCTGAGATATCAGGGGCTTCAAGCGTTTCGATAACGGGGACCGCCTTGTCCATTGAAAGCTCAGTAACGCCATAGCCTTGTGGCGTGTATTTGTTCAGTTCCTCAACATCGACGTCGACGACATGAATTTTAGCCGCCGGGGCGAAAAGTTTAGGGTCCCCTGGCCGTTGGCGGGTGTCCAGACGACTGCCCAATACCAGCAAAGCATCGCAGTTCTGCAGAATATTATTGGCACCTCTGTTGCCATAGACGCCGATGGAGCCGCAGTAGCCTAGCAGGCGGTGGTCAAAATAACTACATCCGCTCCAACTGGAAACGAAGGGAACGCCAATTCGTTCTAACCAAGCAGCAATTCTTTCTTCTGCACCCGAAAGACCAACACCGGCACCAAACAGGACCAACGGACGTTCAGCGCCTTCAAATAAATCTGTGGTCGCTATTTTCAAGGCAGATAAAATTTCGGTGGAAGGTGCTTCATCCTGAGGCGGCTCGTAAAAAATCTCGTCGCCGACCTCTTCCTGCTGCACGTTCATCGGAACGTCGATTAGGACCGGTCCCATCCTTCCTGTAATAGCAATGTTATAAGCCTTCGTGAGTTCACGTTTTAGCTCGTCGCCATTACGAATTTGAACCGCATATTTGGTAATTGGCTTAATAAGCTCAACGATTTGGGTTTCCTGAAACCCGGTCTGGCGAACTTTGGAGCCCTTAAACACCTCACTGTCGCGGAGATTAACCTGTCCGGTGATGTGCATGACCGGGATGGAATCAAACCAGTTGCACGCAATTCCCGTTATTAGGTTCGTTGCCCCAGGGCCACTGGTCGCCATTGTCACGCCGACTTTGCCACATGAACGCCACACGGCATCGGCCGCCATTGCAGCACCTTGTTCATGCTGAAAGCATTTATAATCGAGAGTTGGGTGCTGACCAATTGCATCCACCATGAAGACACACGCACCGCCGGTCAGTAGAAAGACGTTCTCGATTTTGCGTTGCGCTAGAAATTCAGCAACATATTCCGCGCCGGTCATACATTTTCTCCTGAAAGGGGTCGATCCTTGGCATTAATAGATGAGACATACCAAACCCGAACGGGGTGTCTCAAGACGAAAGATTTTAAGATGTTGCCAGCAAATCGGATAATTCCCGAAGGACACCGTCAATAGATGTAAATTCCGGCGTATATCCCCAGTCTTCGGCGCTATGATCAAGCGAATAGTAATTCGACTTCGGGCCGGTCGAGACGAGGCCCGCATCGTCCTCTAAATCATAGTCGAAAGGAAAGTCAGCTTTAATCTGGTTGAGCAGGTCGAACTTTCCAACAGTTGCCTTCGAATATACATCCAAGGCGGCATTAACGGGTGTGTCGCTGTTTCGCCACGTCTTGATGCAGCAATTGATGAGATGGGCAAAATCCGGCGGTGTTACAAAGTCGCGGATAATATCTTGGCGGGATGTTTTGAGAACCGTTCCGTCCTGGATGGCGTGAATAGCATCGGTAATAAAAAACCGCGCTTCTAAATCAATGAAGCGGCTAAAGAATGAAAATACCCGAAGATCAATGATATTTAATTCGCTATGGCCCCGGTGCTTGGCTTCTGCATTTATTTTTGAGAGACCATAAAAATGACTGGGGTCAAGGGCGTTGATGGGTAATTTATTCACAGTGTCTTTTCGCGCGGGCTTGGTAAAATCGGTGCCATAGACAGCACCGCTCGAGAGAAACAGATAAAGCGCCTTCGGAAAATTATTTAGAACGGCCAGCACTGAGTTATCGACGGTCTCGGTAACGGTAAAAATCTCGGCCCCTAATTCCCGGACCCCTGCAGGCGTTCCTGCCCCGACCGCATTAATCACAACATCAAAGGGCAGTTTGCCAAACTCAGCGATGTCTATACCGCCCAGGATGGCATCAGGCCGCCGGGCGTATAACAATAGTTCAACATTTGGGTCCGCATTTAATTCTGTCGCCAAGGCTTTGCCGATGTGTCCCGTGGCCCCTAGGATTGCGATGGTGGTCATGTGTGACTCCGCTTACACATCGCTGCAAAAGCTGTGTATTTGGTCCAACATATAATCAATTTCTGGTGCGCCCAGCCCGGGATAAACTCCCAGCCAGAAGGACCTGGCGACAACGATATCGCTGTTTGTCAGGGTGCCGACAACCCGGTTCGGGCGGCCGATCATGTAGGGCTGACGCAGAAGGTTACTACCAAATAACAAACGGGTACCGATGCGCTGGTCGTTCAGGTGGCGAAGCAGATCATTGCGGTTAAAGGGCGCACCTTCACGAATTGTCAGCGGGAACCCGAACCAGGAGGGATCACTGTTGGGCGTTGCTTCGGGGAGAATAAAAAACTCTTCCAAATCCATTAGACCGGCTTTGATTGTTTTGAAATTACTTTTCCGGGCTTGGGTGAATTCTTCCAGATGGTCCAATTGTGCAACACCGACGGCGGCCTGCATGTCGGTAATTTTCAGGTTATAGCCCAGCCGGGAGTATATATATTTGTGATCATAGCCTTCCGGCAATTCTCCCAGCTTCCATTCAAACCGTTTGCCACAGGTATTGTCCTTGCCGGGGTCGCAAAAGCAGTCCCGGCCCCAGTCTCGGACCGACTCCATCACTTGGTTGATTTTCGGGCGGTTGGTGAAAACAGCACCCCCTTCACCCATGGTGATGTGATGGGCGGGGTAAAAACTGAGCGTGCCAATATCACCGAAGGTGCCGACCATTTGACCATCGTATTTGGATCCAAGGGCATCGCAGGAGTCTTCGATCACCCAAAGATTGTGCTTTTTGGCGACCTCCATCACGGCGGCCAAATTGAATGGATTGCCTAGGGTGTGGGCGATCATGATGGCTTTGGTTTTTTCCGTCACCGCTTCTTCCAGGCGGGTCGTATCAATGTTGTAGGTCGGAATGTCGACGTCCAGGAAGACGGGCGAAAGGCCGTACAGCAGGGCCGGGTTTAGGGTGGTCGGGAACCCTGTGGCACAGGTGATAATTTCATCGCCCGGTTTTAAAGCTCTATCGCCAAAATCCGCAGCTGTCAGGGAGGCCAAGGCGACCAGATTGGCGGATGATCCCGAATTGACCGTCAGCGCTTTCCGTGTACCTAAAAACCGCCGCAACTTCAGCTCAAATGCGTCGTTAAAACGCCCAGTTGTTAGCCAAAAATCCAAAGACGAATCCACCAACGACCGCATGTCGGCGGCCTCATAGACCCTACCGGATACCGGTACAGGGGACCGGTTAGGATCGAACGCCTGATCTGGGTGAGACGCCGCGTGATAGCGTTCAACCAGATTGAGAATTTCCTGGCGGAGTCGTTCGGGGTCGTCGTTTTCGGGGGGAGTCTCAGGGGACACTTTTACAATGGTCCTTTCGTTACAGAGGCTGCGCGCCGCTGAATTTTTCTATTTGATCAAGGGTGAACGCTTTCAATTCCTCTTGTGCCGCATAGGCCTGATACCAGTCAACGGTCATCGCCAATGCGTCATCCAATGCCAAGCGGGGGTGCCAGCCCAGTTTTTCGATGGCCTTGGTGCAATCGAGTTTTAAAAACGTCGCCTCATGGGGGAAATCCCCTTCGTCCAGGGTCCAACCAGCTTCGTTGCTCCATAGTGCTGATAGGGTGTCGGCAATGTGCTGGACCGGTTTCTCACTGTCGCTGCCGGGACCAAAGTTCCAGGCTTCGGCGAAAGGCGCGCCGTCCTCATGCAACCGTTGTGCGAGGATCAGATATCCAGCCACAGGCTCCAGTACATGCTGCCAGGGACGGATGGCGCCGGGATAGCGGATCACGGTTTTTTCGCCGGCAATAAATGAGTTGATCAAATCGGGAACCAAACGATCCTTGGCCCAGTCGCCACCGCCGATCACATTGCCGGCACGGGCGGACGCTACTCCCACACCATGATTATCCCAATCAGTCGGGTTAAAATAGCTTTGGCGATAGGCCGCCGTGACGATTTCCGCGGCGCCCTTGGAACTGCTGTAGGGATCATAGCCGCCCATGGCATCGGTTTCCGTATAGCCTGCCATGTGCTCGCGGTTTTCGTAGCATTTGTCGCTGGTGACGATGACCACGGCACGGACGCTGTCGGCCCTGCGGCAGGCTTCCAAAAGGTTTACCGTGCCCATAACGTTGGTCGCATAGGTATCGACCGGGTGTTCATAGGAATCTCGCACCAGGGCCTGCGCCGCCATATGCATGACTACATCGGGTTGGTGTGCCCCTAGTGCCTTAGACAGAGTGTCCAAATCCCGAACATCGGCGACCTGATGGGCCATGCCGTCCGCAACGTAGGCAAGATCGAATACAGCAGGGTCTGTTGGCGGCGCCAGGGCATAGCCCGCGACATCAGCGCCCATATGCTGCAACCAAAGCGCCATCCAGCTTCCCTTAAAGCCGGTGTGCCCGGTGAGGAACACACGCTTAGACCGCCAAAAATTAGGGTCAACCTGCGCCATGCGTCGAATTACTCCAAGGTCTTTAGCTGTGCCGGGTCGAAGTCCTGAAGCGTATCACCGGCGCGGACCTTTTGACAAAAATCCGGGTTGGTCAGAATGCGCCGGCCCCATGTCACCATATCCAACAGACCGTCGTTAAGTTCACTATTGGCTTGGTCTGGGGTTAGGGACGCGCCGCCGATTAAAAGCCCGTCCCACATCGGACGTACGGTTCGGATGACCCGCCCAGAGGTCGCAAAATAATCTGCATTGGCGCAACTGATGTCGAGCATCCTGAGGCCCAAAGATTGAAAGGCCGGGATCACATAATCAATCATCTCGTCCAAATCCGGCCAATCATAAAGCTCCCCCATGAACCGAGACGGGGAAATTCGCATCATGACTTTGTCAGCACCGACTTCGCCCAGTACCGTTTCCAAAAGTTCCAACGCGAACCGACATCGATTTTCGACCGATCCGCCATAGCGGTCGGTTCGGTCGTTGACCCGCGCATCAAAAAATTGATCGGTCAGGTAGCCATGCCCGCCGTGAACCTGAACACCGTCGAACCCAGCTTCCATGGCATTCCGCGCAGCCAGCCGAAACATTTCATAGATCGTCGGCATTTCGTCTGTTTCCAGCGCCCGCGGCACGCCGAAGGGTTTATCGTTTTGTCGGTTGTGGCCGGCGGCCTGTTCGTTGGTGGAACTGACGGGCGCATCACCACCGGTGAAATCGGAATGAGAAATTCGGCCGCAGTGCCAAAGCTGGCTGTAAATTTTACCGCCTTCCGCATGCACTGCCGCTGTCACTTGCTTCCAGCTTTCGGTCTGTGCGGCGGTCTGGATATGCGGAACGTTGTTATAGCCATCGCCAGAGGCATCGACGATGGTGCCTTCGGTGAGGATTAAGCCCACCCCATCAGCCGCGCGGCGGCCGTAATAAGCGGCAATGTCGGCGGTGGCACAATGATCAGCATCGGCAAATCCTCGGGTCATCGCAGACATAACAACGCGGCTTTGGACATCGCCTAGGGGGTCGAGTGTGTTGGGTTCAAGCAGCAAAATAGTATTCCTCTAAATATCTGAAAAAAGTGTGCGGAAATAGGGACGGTCTAAATAATCCTTCAGGGCGTCGCGCCACGGGCGTTGAAGGTCCAGGCCTTCTGTATCGAGGCGATTGTTTAGCATGATCGCCCGGTCAGGCCTACGGGCTTTTTCTTGCGTGTTGAAACGCTCGGCGGAAACTTGATTGATGGTGATGCGGTCGCTGAGCCCTAATTCTTCGACACAAGCTGCCGCCAATTTATAAAACGATGCTTCGCCGTGACACGCCATGGTGTAAAGGCCGCTTTTGTTGGCAGCCAGGAGCGCGACACAATTTCGTGCCAAATCCAAGGTATAGGTCGGCTGCCAAACTCG contains the following coding sequences:
- a CDS encoding glycosyltransferase family 2 protein translates to MKKTISIITPCYNEEECIRDCYEAVQEIHQEHLANYDLEHIFCDNASTDGTVDILREMATENPQVKLILNARNFGPMRSHFNGVRSATGDLILIFLPADLQDPPELLPEFVKLWEQGYEIVYGVRAEREEGAGMIFVRKLYYQIMTKISYFDMPPDVGEFQLVDKKVLDVIREFDDAYPFTRAMTFECGFKQVAVPYTWKERRKGISKNRLLSLVDQGLNGLISFSTVPMRLALASGIVISALSILFAIVNTIAYFAMDHDIPRGNMLIITGLFFFAGVQLFFIGFLGEYVLAIYNQVRKRPLVVERERVNFTD
- a CDS encoding B12-binding domain-containing radical SAM protein; this encodes MAEANRILEGTSPERFDAFLDVHFPTRKIDRVLLVNPPDADSEVFRFETAHRGRNTNFAPYGLGVIAENLRQANIDVRICNLNNLVLRAACEAESADDFDFNSVWQHQLDSAIADFKPDMIGVSCMFTMTHNVFGQVCERAAGHDIPVAIGGVHVSNDVERVMGDIPSADIAFMREGDLAIRRFVNVVRKDLGAENLAQVIFNDGGEKLYADGAVVPSAEEMDVIPALDLMNVSESARYGTIGSFYFLKDRDTRLATVLTNRGCRAQCTFCSVRNFNGVGVRHRSISSVVDEFERLQNDHGIGHVMLLDDDAFKDHRRAISLYNEMVRRGLTLTWDASNGVIASSCTEEVISAAVESGCIALHIGMESGNRQILKEVKKPGTPETFLRAAEVLRKFPDLYSSAYIIIGFPNENISMIRDTMSVSAEMDLDWYRISILQPLPNTPIYESMNEQGLISNTNKSEVRMALGSYGKVNEKQNKLQTSPEEFREMFDSLAADEIPDGEQITDIWFYMNYKMNFHRLFNEKRPLKLEQQRKMLTNLVDIVSPEHGFGLYFLALMEKNAAGQASPATLERLHNQVAASPYWSQRLAAYGLDPESLAAA
- a CDS encoding thiamine pyrophosphate-binding protein, yielding MTGAEYVAEFLAQRKIENVFLLTGGACVFMVDAIGQHPTLDYKCFQHEQGAAMAADAVWRSCGKVGVTMATSGPGATNLITGIACNWFDSIPVMHITGQVNLRDSEVFKGSKVRQTGFQETQIVELIKPITKYAVQIRNGDELKRELTKAYNIAITGRMGPVLIDVPMNVQQEEVGDEIFYEPPQDEAPSTEILSALKIATTDLFEGAERPLVLFGAGVGLSGAEERIAAWLERIGVPFVSSWSGCSYFDHRLLGYCGSIGVYGNRGANNILQNCDALLVLGSRLDTRQRPGDPKLFAPAAKIHVVDVDVEELNKYTPQGYGVTELSMDKAVPVIETLEAPDISEAWQDYVGIQKEKYFDKDTSQFAKDHDTISPYEAIRQVNRLVNEDATVLVDCGATTCWFFLSFLRKKHTIFSNGGCAPISYALSASIGAAFSQPGERIFCFIGDGGFQNNIQELQTISQYNLPITVIILNNYGYGIVKQFQDIYMDERNEGALPESGYGLPKFASIAEGYSQSYHRIDDLKDLTREILYADGAHIIDVTLHRDTPIEPKLEIGHLIHDQTPYLSDEEFNDANRFVDFDRKNLTVRSSISD
- a CDS encoding NAD(P)-dependent oxidoreductase translates to MTTIAILGATGHIGKALATELNADPNVELLLYARRPDAILGGIDIAEFGKLPFDVVINAVGAGTPAGVRELGAEIFTVTETVDNSVLAVLNNFPKALYLFLSSGAVYGTDFTKPARKDTVNKLPINALDPSHFYGLSKINAEAKHRGHSELNIIDLRVFSFFSRFIDLEARFFITDAIHAIQDGTVLKTSRQDIIRDFVTPPDFAHLINCCIKTWRNSDTPVNAALDVYSKATVGKFDLLNQIKADFPFDYDLEDDAGLVSTGPKSNYYSLDHSAEDWGYTPEFTSIDGVLRELSDLLATS
- the rfbH gene encoding lipopolysaccharide biosynthesis protein RfbH, with translation MSPETPPENDDPERLRQEILNLVERYHAASHPDQAFDPNRSPVPVSGRVYEAADMRSLVDSSLDFWLTTGRFNDAFELKLRRFLGTRKALTVNSGSSANLVALASLTAADFGDRALKPGDEIITCATGFPTTLNPALLYGLSPVFLDVDIPTYNIDTTRLEEAVTEKTKAIMIAHTLGNPFNLAAVMEVAKKHNLWVIEDSCDALGSKYDGQMVGTFGDIGTLSFYPAHHITMGEGGAVFTNRPKINQVMESVRDWGRDCFCDPGKDNTCGKRFEWKLGELPEGYDHKYIYSRLGYNLKITDMQAAVGVAQLDHLEEFTQARKSNFKTIKAGLMDLEEFFILPEATPNSDPSWFGFPLTIREGAPFNRNDLLRHLNDQRIGTRLLFGSNLLRQPYMIGRPNRVVGTLTNSDIVVARSFWLGVYPGLGAPEIDYMLDQIHSFCSDV
- the rfbG gene encoding CDP-glucose 4,6-dehydratase; translated protein: MAQVDPNFWRSKRVFLTGHTGFKGSWMALWLQHMGADVAGYALAPPTDPAVFDLAYVADGMAHQVADVRDLDTLSKALGAHQPDVVMHMAAQALVRDSYEHPVDTYATNVMGTVNLLEACRRADSVRAVVIVTSDKCYENREHMAGYTETDAMGGYDPYSSSKGAAEIVTAAYRQSYFNPTDWDNHGVGVASARAGNVIGGGDWAKDRLVPDLINSFIAGEKTVIRYPGAIRPWQHVLEPVAGYLILAQRLHEDGAPFAEAWNFGPGSDSEKPVQHIADTLSALWSNEAGWTLDEGDFPHEATFLKLDCTKAIEKLGWHPRLALDDALAMTVDWYQAYAAQEELKAFTLDQIEKFSGAQPL
- a CDS encoding alkene reductase, whose product is MLLEPNTLDPLGDVQSRVVMSAMTRGFADADHCATADIAAYYGRRAADGVGLILTEGTIVDASGDGYNNVPHIQTAAQTESWKQVTAAVHAEGGKIYSQLWHCGRISHSDFTGGDAPVSSTNEQAAGHNRQNDKPFGVPRALETDEMPTIYEMFRLAARNAMEAGFDGVQVHGGHGYLTDQFFDARVNDRTDRYGGSVENRCRFALELLETVLGEVGADKVMMRISPSRFMGELYDWPDLDEMIDYVIPAFQSLGLRMLDISCANADYFATSGRVIRTVRPMWDGLLIGGASLTPDQANSELNDGLLDMVTWGRRILTNPDFCQKVRAGDTLQDFDPAQLKTLE